A single Candidatus Neomarinimicrobiota bacterium DNA region contains:
- a CDS encoding IS1595 family transposase produces the protein INGIESFWGYAKTRLSKYRGIHKNAFYFHLKESEFRFNYRHENIYQILLENFRNKTLN, from the coding sequence TATTAATGGGATTGAGAGCTTTTGGGGGTACGCGAAAACCAGGCTTTCTAAATATCGTGGAATCCATAAAAATGCGTTCTATTTTCATTTGAAAGAAAGTGAGTTTAGGTTCAATTACAGGCATGAAAATATCTACCAAATATTACTCGAAAACTTTCGAAATAAAACGCTAAACTAG